From a single Natronorubrum tibetense GA33 genomic region:
- a CDS encoding DEAD/DEAH box helicase — protein MAATDEGTEIPSIEHPLLEPNFLERRLYQLKLAGTAANGHTLVCLPTGLGKTTVSLLVTARRLDEVGGKALMLAPTKPLVQQHADFYREALQVPDDEIVVFTGDVSPDDRAETWEQATVVMATPQVIENDLVGSRISLSDVTHLTFDECHRATGDYAYNYIAERYHADASQPLVTGMSASPGGDEEAILEVCANLGIQDVEVMTEEDADVSEFTHDTDVEWERIDLPEEVIEIRDALNEVITDRLEKLKELGVAKSTQPDQSQKDLNRMRAELQQLINNDQSEGFKGMSVHAEVMKLRQAVTLVETQSVEAVCRYFDRQRNQARSSGASKASQRMVSDPRVREAMRKAESFDQLHPKYRKTRMLLAETLGLEGGERVIVFTESRDTAEALTEFLNDSFDAKRFVGQGDREGSDGMTQNQQQEVLDQFRAAEFEVLVSTSVAEEGLDVPEVDLVLFYEPVPTAIRSIQRKGRTGRQSEGRVVVLMAEDTRDEAYFWISQRREKEMESELRELKGMADTLAEELDDSQQALSDFDGNAAGGSEVKVNVNDGNSTAVGDSSSGSEGVSSQPGLQDFSSHNSDDETDEIEAESVETHEPHTEGDEIEIVADQREMDANIARDLSRRAEIEIRLETLDVGDYVCSDRVVVERKSVADFVDSLVGGDRSIFEQVGAMARHYSRPIVIVEGEGIYEQRDIHPNAIRGALSSLAVDFGASVLRTEGENETTELLAVIAGREQETSDREVSVHGEKGAKTVAEQQEYVVSSIAEIGPVTARSLLEEFGTVEAVMIASEDELQAANGVGKVTAERMREVIGTEYTGSN, from the coding sequence ATGGCAGCAACGGACGAGGGCACAGAGATCCCCTCCATCGAGCATCCACTCCTCGAGCCGAACTTCCTCGAGCGTCGACTCTACCAGCTCAAACTCGCCGGCACGGCCGCGAACGGACACACCCTCGTCTGTCTCCCGACCGGCCTGGGCAAGACGACGGTAAGTCTGCTCGTCACGGCGCGCCGACTCGATGAGGTCGGCGGCAAGGCCCTGATGCTCGCCCCCACCAAACCCCTCGTCCAGCAACACGCCGATTTCTACCGCGAGGCGCTGCAGGTTCCAGACGACGAGATCGTCGTCTTCACCGGCGACGTGAGCCCGGACGACCGCGCCGAGACGTGGGAGCAGGCGACGGTCGTGATGGCGACGCCGCAGGTGATCGAGAACGACCTCGTCGGGAGCCGGATCTCGCTTTCCGACGTCACCCACCTCACCTTCGACGAGTGCCACCGCGCGACCGGCGACTACGCCTACAACTACATCGCCGAGCGCTACCACGCCGACGCGAGCCAGCCGCTCGTGACCGGCATGTCGGCCTCGCCCGGCGGCGACGAGGAGGCCATCCTCGAGGTCTGTGCCAATCTCGGCATCCAGGACGTCGAGGTAATGACCGAGGAGGACGCCGACGTCAGCGAGTTCACCCACGACACCGATGTCGAGTGGGAGCGCATCGACCTCCCCGAGGAGGTCATCGAGATCCGGGACGCGCTGAACGAGGTGATCACAGATCGCTTAGAGAAGCTCAAAGAACTCGGCGTCGCGAAATCGACCCAGCCCGACCAGTCCCAGAAGGACCTGAACCGGATGCGAGCGGAACTCCAGCAGCTGATCAACAACGACCAGTCGGAGGGATTCAAGGGCATGTCCGTCCACGCGGAGGTGATGAAACTCCGGCAGGCCGTCACGCTCGTCGAGACCCAGAGCGTCGAGGCGGTCTGTCGATACTTCGACCGCCAGCGCAATCAGGCGCGGTCGTCTGGTGCGTCGAAGGCCAGCCAGCGGATGGTCTCCGATCCGCGGGTTCGGGAGGCCATGCGAAAGGCCGAGTCCTTCGACCAGTTGCACCCGAAGTACCGCAAGACCCGGATGCTGCTGGCGGAGACGCTGGGGCTCGAGGGCGGCGAACGAGTCATCGTCTTCACCGAGTCCCGCGACACAGCGGAGGCGCTGACGGAGTTCCTGAACGACAGCTTCGACGCCAAGCGCTTCGTCGGACAGGGCGACCGCGAGGGATCAGACGGGATGACCCAGAACCAACAACAGGAGGTGTTAGACCAGTTCCGCGCCGCCGAGTTCGAGGTGCTGGTCTCGACGTCGGTCGCCGAGGAGGGACTGGACGTCCCCGAAGTCGATCTTGTACTCTTTTATGAACCTGTCCCGACCGCGATTCGGTCCATCCAGCGCAAGGGCCGGACGGGCCGCCAATCCGAGGGCCGCGTCGTCGTCCTCATGGCCGAGGACACCCGCGACGAGGCCTACTTCTGGATCTCCCAGCGCCGGGAGAAGGAGATGGAGTCCGAACTGCGTGAACTGAAGGGGATGGCCGACACGCTCGCCGAGGAACTGGACGACTCTCAGCAGGCGCTGTCGGACTTCGACGGCAACGCGGCCGGAGGTAGTGAAGTGAAAGTGAATGTCAACGACGGAAATTCGACCGCAGTCGGCGATTCTTCCAGTGGAAGTGAGGGGGTTTCGTCACAGCCCGGACTGCAGGATTTCTCGAGCCACAACTCGGACGACGAGACCGACGAGATCGAAGCTGAGAGTGTCGAAACCCACGAACCCCACACCGAGGGCGACGAGATCGAAATCGTCGCCGACCAGCGCGAGATGGACGCCAACATCGCGCGGGATCTCTCGAGGCGCGCGGAGATCGAAATCCGCCTCGAGACACTCGATGTCGGCGACTACGTCTGTTCGGATCGGGTCGTCGTCGAGCGCAAGTCCGTCGCGGACTTCGTCGACTCGCTGGTCGGCGGCGACCGGTCGATCTTCGAGCAGGTCGGCGCGATGGCCCGTCACTACTCCCGGCCGATCGTGATCGTCGAGGGCGAGGGAATCTACGAACAGCGGGATATCCACCCGAACGCGATCCGCGGCGCGCTCTCGAGTCTGGCCGTCGACTTCGGCGCGAGCGTGTTGCGAACCGAAGGCGAGAACGAAACGACCGAACTGCTCGCCGTGATCGCCGGCCGCGAGCAGGAGACGTCCGACCGCGAGGTGTCGGTCCACGGCGAGAAAGGCGCGAAGACGGTCGCCGAACAGCAGGAGTACGTCGTCTCCTCGATCGCCGAAATCGGGCCGGTGACCGCGCGGTCGCTGCTCGAGGAGTTCGGCACCGTCGAAGCCGTGATGATCGCGAGCGAGGACGAACTGCAAGCGGCCAACGGCGTCGGCAAGGTAACGGCCGAACGAATGCGGGAGGTCATCGGGACCGAGTATACGGGATCGAACTGA
- a CDS encoding diacylglycerol/polyprenol kinase family protein, giving the protein MADELKRRLVHSSGAGLVALYLLADYFELGLTWPRFQVLMVVLAVGTIGLEFLRLQVGLDWQIYDKLTRDYEQDQFAGYGYYMVSMTVAVLLFDPQIALPAMLMLAIGDPISGAVSDDSLKFVKGPKVLVTMFVVSAIIAAPFLFEYPLAVLAAALGATIADGIKVRIGDYIVDDNLTIPIYASLLAWVVIEFVPV; this is encoded by the coding sequence ATGGCCGACGAACTGAAGCGACGACTCGTCCACTCGAGCGGGGCGGGGCTCGTCGCGCTCTACCTCCTCGCAGATTACTTCGAACTCGGGCTAACGTGGCCCCGGTTTCAGGTCCTGATGGTCGTCCTCGCCGTCGGTACGATCGGGCTCGAGTTCCTCCGCCTGCAGGTTGGACTCGACTGGCAGATCTACGACAAGCTAACGCGCGACTACGAGCAAGACCAGTTCGCGGGCTACGGCTACTACATGGTGAGTATGACCGTCGCCGTGCTCCTGTTCGATCCACAGATCGCCCTCCCCGCGATGTTGATGCTCGCAATCGGTGACCCGATCAGCGGGGCCGTCTCCGACGACAGCCTCAAGTTCGTCAAGGGGCCGAAAGTGCTCGTCACGATGTTCGTCGTGAGCGCGATCATCGCCGCGCCATTTCTCTTCGAGTACCCGCTCGCGGTCCTCGCGGCGGCGCTCGGCGCGACCATCGCCGACGGAATCAAGGTTCGGATCGGCGACTACATCGTCGACGACAACCTGACGATCCCGATCTACGCGAGTCTGTTGGCGTGGGTCGTCATCGAATTTGTTCCCGTCTGA
- the glyS gene encoding glycine--tRNA ligase, translating to MSEHEHAETTATTDESTSEQLVELAKRRGYFFQSSGAYGGVGGFYTFGPQGASLKGNVEDAWRDRFAVAEGNMEIDAPTIMPEPVFEASGHLDGFDDMLIECPECETSSRADHLVEDNTEYEDAESLPIPEVEEIIAEYELACPECGAGLADVAVENFNLMFATNIGPGDSDPGYLRPETAQGIFVEFPRLKEYARNQLPFGVTQIGRAYRNEISPRRSIIRTREFTQAELEYFVDPEEDEPDLESVADVEVTLYPASEQNKDDGDEIETTIGDAVEEGVISSPWVAYFLGVAKPWYESVGVDMDRFRFRQHLSGERAHYASDCWDAEGEIDGNWIELAGFAYRGDYDLSKHAEHSGDRFTVFKQYDEPKTVERATVDPDMSYLGPEFGGAAQDVVEELESLAGRDRTAFEGDTVAIDLDGETHELPVEKTGFSVDEETIAGEHIVPHVVEPSFGVDRLVYTVLHHAYREDEVDGEERTYLDLEPEVAPTFVGVFPLQNDAELEAQANEVVADLRAEGLSVTYDDSGNIGRRYRRQDEVGTPFCVTVDYETVEDEETTVTVRERDTTDQKRLPVEGLAETLAEIREGDLEFDEL from the coding sequence ATGAGTGAACACGAACACGCAGAGACGACGGCGACGACGGACGAATCGACGAGCGAGCAACTGGTTGAACTGGCCAAGCGACGGGGCTACTTCTTCCAGTCTTCCGGCGCCTACGGCGGCGTCGGCGGCTTCTACACGTTCGGTCCCCAGGGCGCCTCGCTGAAGGGCAACGTCGAGGACGCCTGGCGCGACCGCTTCGCCGTCGCCGAGGGGAACATGGAAATCGACGCGCCGACGATCATGCCCGAACCCGTCTTCGAAGCCTCGGGCCACCTCGACGGCTTCGACGACATGCTCATCGAGTGTCCCGAGTGTGAGACGAGCAGCCGTGCAGACCACCTCGTCGAGGACAATACCGAGTACGAGGACGCTGAAAGTCTCCCGATTCCGGAGGTCGAGGAAATCATCGCGGAGTACGAACTCGCCTGTCCCGAGTGCGGCGCCGGGCTGGCCGACGTCGCCGTCGAGAACTTCAACCTCATGTTCGCGACCAACATTGGCCCCGGCGACTCCGACCCCGGCTACCTCCGCCCCGAGACCGCACAAGGCATCTTCGTCGAGTTCCCGCGACTCAAGGAGTACGCGCGGAATCAACTGCCGTTCGGCGTCACCCAGATCGGTCGGGCCTACCGCAACGAGATCAGCCCGCGGCGTTCGATCATCCGAACCCGCGAGTTCACACAGGCCGAACTCGAGTACTTCGTCGACCCCGAAGAGGACGAGCCGGATCTCGAGTCGGTCGCGGACGTCGAAGTCACGCTCTACCCGGCCAGCGAGCAGAATAAAGACGATGGCGACGAGATCGAGACGACCATCGGCGACGCCGTCGAAGAGGGCGTTATCTCGAGTCCGTGGGTCGCCTACTTCCTCGGCGTCGCGAAGCCGTGGTACGAGTCGGTCGGCGTCGACATGGACCGGTTCCGGTTCCGTCAGCACCTCTCGGGCGAGCGGGCCCACTACGCCAGCGACTGCTGGGACGCCGAAGGCGAGATCGACGGCAACTGGATCGAGCTGGCCGGCTTCGCTTACCGCGGCGACTACGACCTCTCGAAACACGCCGAGCACTCCGGCGACCGCTTTACCGTCTTCAAGCAGTACGACGAACCCAAGACCGTCGAACGAGCCACCGTCGATCCCGACATGAGCTATCTGGGGCCGGAGTTCGGCGGCGCGGCTCAGGACGTGGTCGAGGAACTCGAGTCCCTCGCCGGCCGCGACCGCACTGCGTTCGAGGGCGACACCGTCGCAATCGATCTCGACGGCGAAACACACGAACTCCCCGTCGAGAAGACCGGCTTCTCGGTCGACGAGGAGACGATCGCCGGCGAGCACATCGTCCCCCACGTCGTCGAACCTTCCTTCGGTGTGGATCGGCTGGTCTACACCGTGCTCCACCACGCCTACCGGGAGGACGAAGTCGACGGCGAGGAGCGAACGTATCTGGACCTCGAGCCGGAAGTCGCCCCGACGTTCGTGGGCGTCTTCCCGCTGCAGAACGACGCGGAACTCGAGGCCCAGGCGAACGAAGTCGTCGCCGACCTGCGCGCGGAAGGGCTGTCGGTCACCTACGACGACTCGGGCAACATCGGCCGGCGCTACCGCCGGCAGGACGAGGTCGGCACGCCGTTCTGCGTGACCGTAGACTACGAGACGGTCGAAGACGAAGAGACGACCGTGACGGTTCGCGAGCGAGACACGACCGACCAGAAGCGCCTGCCAGTCGAGGGTCTCGCGGAGACGCTAGCCGAGATTCGAGAGGGCGACCTCGAGTTCGACGAACTGTAG
- the dacB gene encoding D-alanyl-D-alanine carboxypeptidase/D-alanyl-D-alanine endopeptidase: MFETFRLGRRRFVQATGLTMIAGAATGGQVSAATDSDSGEPPVDAGDVFDHLDRAAISVFARDLETGESIADSGSSRPVPPASTTKVLTTATAFDELGPDYRYETTVGVVGDRRNDRVVESLGIVARGDPDVTAADLESLAEAVAETGVRRVTDRLVVDVSAFDDGEHAPAWTLGDAVNSYGSKSSAFVVDHNEVEVTVSRQGNDCEFDVAVEPDSGLIDVDVDVECVDEDRFVTITTTDHWTNTVEVGGRMVPDDEATADVPVGTPNEHAAGVFVRALEEAGVNITPDGGGPEPEVEITDEPIELTEELATHESRPLSAITDGLNDWSYNMVAENIARTVAAERDGVGSWAAWEGILGSALEDAGAETAQIRDGSGLSRHDLASARDVVAMIEWGLEAEWSDTFRETIPIAGEEGTVRNRLTDVEPTVRAKSGSLRGVTCLAGVVEDDEEPIASFAVLAANLTGERASGASPRVDELVAKIADEAT, from the coding sequence ATGTTCGAGACGTTTCGACTTGGCCGACGGCGGTTCGTACAGGCGACGGGACTCACAATGATCGCGGGAGCGGCGACGGGCGGGCAGGTGTCGGCCGCGACCGACTCTGACTCCGGAGAGCCGCCGGTCGACGCCGGCGACGTGTTCGACCACCTCGATCGGGCGGCGATCAGCGTCTTCGCTCGGGACCTCGAGACCGGCGAGTCGATCGCAGACAGCGGTTCGTCCCGACCCGTGCCACCGGCGTCGACGACGAAGGTGTTGACGACCGCGACCGCGTTCGACGAACTCGGCCCCGACTACCGGTACGAGACGACCGTCGGCGTTGTCGGCGACCGGCGGAATGACCGGGTCGTCGAATCGCTCGGAATTGTCGCTCGAGGCGATCCGGACGTGACGGCGGCGGATCTAGAATCGCTCGCGGAAGCCGTCGCCGAGACCGGCGTCCGGCGAGTCACCGACCGACTCGTCGTCGACGTCTCCGCGTTCGACGACGGCGAGCACGCGCCGGCGTGGACGCTCGGCGATGCCGTGAACTCCTACGGCTCGAAGAGTTCGGCGTTTGTCGTCGATCACAACGAAGTCGAGGTCACGGTCAGTCGGCAGGGTAACGACTGCGAGTTCGACGTCGCGGTCGAACCCGATTCCGGGCTGATCGACGTCGACGTGGATGTCGAGTGCGTCGACGAGGACCGGTTCGTGACGATCACGACGACCGATCACTGGACGAACACCGTCGAAGTCGGTGGGCGGATGGTGCCCGACGACGAGGCGACGGCGGACGTTCCCGTCGGGACGCCCAACGAACACGCCGCCGGCGTCTTCGTCAGGGCGCTCGAGGAGGCAGGGGTCAACATCACACCGGACGGAGGTGGGCCCGAACCCGAGGTCGAGATCACCGACGAGCCGATCGAACTCACGGAAGAGCTCGCGACCCACGAGTCGAGACCGCTGTCCGCGATCACGGACGGACTCAACGACTGGTCGTACAACATGGTGGCCGAGAACATCGCCCGGACGGTCGCCGCCGAACGGGACGGCGTCGGCTCCTGGGCCGCCTGGGAGGGGATCCTCGGGTCGGCACTCGAGGACGCCGGCGCGGAGACGGCACAGATCCGCGACGGGTCCGGGCTCTCGAGGCACGACCTCGCGTCCGCTCGCGACGTCGTCGCGATGATCGAGTGGGGACTCGAGGCGGAGTGGAGCGACACCTTCCGCGAGACGATCCCAATCGCCGGCGAGGAGGGAACGGTCAGAAACCGTCTGACCGACGTCGAGCCAACGGTTCGGGCCAAAAGCGGCTCGCTTCGGGGCGTGACGTGTCTCGCTGGCGTCGTCGAGGACGACGAGGAGCCGATCGCGAGCTTTGCGGTCCTCGCGGCAAACCTCACCGGCGAGCGAGCCAGCGGCGCGTCGCCGCGGGTCGACGAACTCGTTGCGAAGATCGCCGACGAAGCGACGTAA
- a CDS encoding CBS domain-containing protein, with protein sequence MNVADAMTPREDVVTVELPGTRSDVLEYLQERSFSSVPVVKSTDDGLEYRGLVSRDVLIEQPDEDQLVMLMDEVPTTTADTALEDVARLMVEEGARRVPVVDGEFEGIITVTDVIHAIATGDQETDGTVEGYASADVNTSYEDAPLPVAERELYYANVPYTVALDEEGKMSGVLTEVDIIDVARIVEGEEETGDNFPDQDSEWSWEGIKGVGSRYLPTRDIEIPNGPVNEFMSDDVVTVSAQTSVQDAAQQMISNDIEQIPMLTGEQLVGIVCDVDLLEALYE encoded by the coding sequence ATGAACGTAGCCGACGCCATGACACCCCGCGAGGACGTGGTCACCGTCGAACTCCCAGGCACCCGTTCGGACGTCCTGGAGTACCTACAGGAGCGGTCGTTCTCCTCCGTCCCGGTCGTCAAATCGACCGACGACGGCCTCGAGTACCGCGGACTCGTCTCGCGCGACGTGCTGATCGAACAGCCCGACGAGGACCAGCTCGTCATGCTGATGGACGAGGTGCCGACGACGACGGCCGACACCGCGCTCGAGGACGTCGCGCGACTGATGGTCGAGGAAGGCGCGCGTCGCGTCCCCGTGGTGGACGGCGAGTTCGAGGGGATCATTACGGTGACGGACGTGATCCACGCGATCGCGACGGGCGACCAGGAGACCGACGGCACGGTCGAGGGCTACGCGAGCGCGGACGTGAACACGAGCTACGAGGACGCGCCGCTGCCGGTCGCCGAGCGCGAACTGTACTACGCGAACGTTCCCTACACCGTCGCGCTGGACGAGGAGGGCAAGATGAGCGGCGTCCTCACGGAGGTCGACATCATCGACGTCGCTCGCATCGTTGAGGGCGAAGAGGAGACGGGCGACAACTTCCCGGACCAGGACTCGGAGTGGTCCTGGGAGGGGATCAAAGGCGTCGGAAGTCGCTACCTGCCCACGCGAGACATCGAGATCCCGAACGGCCCGGTCAATGAGTTCATGAGCGACGACGTGGTGACGGTGTCGGCACAGACCTCGGTTCAGGACGCCGCCCAACAGATGATCAGTAACGATATCGAACAGATTCCGATGCTCACGGGCGAGCAGTTGGTCGGCATCGTCTGTGACGTCGACCTTCTGGAGGCACTCTATGAGTGA
- a CDS encoding HTTM domain-containing protein, translated as MGPALRPALLESGRWLRTALHRRVQIDTRTLAVFRIFVGLLVVADLLLRSRNFRYFYTDEGVAPRSLVLEASASDPFSIYHLTTDPTLIAALFVLQGLIAVQLIVGYKTRLATVLTFLFVISLDHHNPFVLSYADTLFRLLLFWAVFLPLGERWSVDAVHAGREPRSAVANAATALIMGQMVYMYLTNGVIKSQSDVWTSGDAAPLVLGIDEITFLLGDTIRQVPAFLELGGLIWFIILLLSPLLILLPGRWRYPLIALFAAGHLSFAISVRIGAFPYVALAGLLVFLQTQFWDDLQRLGRYAGIDTERLSARAGSLERIATAFPSYRLDSDRAVRIRGHAYTLALGAVVVTLLFVAAVMVFNVGAALADDGSDRPMEDRVEGTVEETLAETRGVSQVESTASRFGVDQPIGWGVFAGPDPRTTDRYYVFPAETEHGEVVDAYTEGPLTYERPHDGQLQKQYDTYRERFYMNSVRRGSVQNAVPEHLAEHVCEQWAEDHDEELAYVNMYAVHEDVTYETITDPKNRDREYLEIYRHGCSDNEPKVIEPPE; from the coding sequence ATGGGTCCCGCTCTCCGTCCCGCCCTCCTCGAGTCGGGACGCTGGCTCCGAACCGCCCTCCACCGGCGCGTCCAGATCGACACGCGAACGCTGGCCGTCTTCCGGATCTTCGTGGGGTTGCTCGTCGTCGCCGACCTGCTGCTCCGGTCGCGGAACTTCCGGTACTTCTACACCGACGAGGGCGTCGCCCCGCGGTCGCTGGTGCTTGAGGCCTCAGCGAGCGATCCGTTCTCGATCTACCACCTGACGACGGATCCGACCCTGATCGCGGCCCTGTTCGTCCTCCAGGGGCTGATCGCCGTCCAGTTGATCGTCGGCTACAAGACGCGACTCGCGACAGTGTTGACGTTCCTGTTCGTCATCTCGCTGGATCACCACAACCCGTTCGTGCTGAGCTACGCCGACACGCTCTTCCGCCTCCTGCTGTTCTGGGCCGTCTTCCTCCCGTTGGGCGAGCGCTGGTCGGTCGACGCCGTTCACGCCGGCCGCGAGCCCAGATCGGCCGTCGCGAACGCCGCGACCGCGCTGATCATGGGCCAGATGGTCTACATGTACCTCACGAACGGGGTCATCAAATCCCAGTCCGACGTCTGGACGAGCGGCGACGCCGCACCGCTGGTGCTCGGCATCGACGAGATTACCTTCCTACTGGGCGACACCATCCGCCAGGTTCCGGCCTTTCTCGAGCTCGGCGGCCTGATCTGGTTCATCATCCTCCTGCTCTCGCCGCTGCTGATCCTCCTCCCCGGCCGGTGGCGATACCCCCTGATCGCGCTGTTCGCCGCGGGCCACCTCTCTTTCGCCATTTCGGTCCGCATCGGTGCGTTCCCCTACGTCGCGCTCGCGGGCCTGCTTGTCTTCCTCCAAACACAATTTTGGGACGACCTGCAGCGGCTGGGACGGTACGCGGGTATCGATACCGAGCGGCTCTCCGCCCGCGCCGGGTCGCTCGAGCGGATCGCCACCGCGTTCCCGAGCTATCGACTGGACTCCGACCGGGCGGTGCGGATCCGTGGCCACGCCTACACGCTCGCACTCGGTGCTGTCGTCGTCACGCTCCTGTTCGTCGCGGCCGTCATGGTGTTCAACGTCGGGGCCGCGCTGGCCGACGACGGGAGCGACCGACCGATGGAAGATCGGGTCGAGGGGACGGTCGAAGAAACGCTCGCGGAGACGAGAGGCGTGAGTCAGGTCGAATCGACCGCCTCGAGATTCGGCGTCGATCAACCCATCGGCTGGGGCGTTTTCGCCGGGCCGGATCCGCGGACGACGGACCGCTACTACGTCTTCCCCGCCGAAACCGAACACGGCGAGGTAGTCGACGCCTACACCGAAGGGCCGCTAACCTACGAGCGCCCCCACGACGGCCAGTTACAGAAGCAGTACGACACCTATCGAGAACGGTTCTACATGAACAGCGTCCGCCGCGGCAGCGTCCAGAACGCGGTCCCCGAACACCTGGCCGAGCACGTCTGCGAGCAGTGGGCCGAAGACCACGACGAGGAACTCGCGTACGTCAACATGTACGCGGTCCACGAGGACGTGACGTACGAGACGATTACCGACCCGAAGAATCGGGACCGGGAGTACCTCGAGATCTATCGCCACGGCTGCAGCGACAACGAGCCGAAAGTGATCGAACCGCCGGAATGA
- a CDS encoding TspO/MBR family protein codes for MVADFARVTRRLPDRDPFLQAVGFVLAINLIGSLPGVLSSPDTPWFRSLTKPWFYPPGIAFPIVWTAIFTFLGVALWLVWRSDSSGRWLAFGLFGVQMAFNVAWTPAFFTLEAPLIALGIILVLWGLVVATIAAFRRVDRRAAALLVPYLAWVTFATVLNFEIWRLNA; via the coding sequence ATGGTCGCCGACTTCGCCCGCGTCACGCGTCGACTACCTGACCGTGATCCGTTCCTTCAGGCCGTCGGATTCGTGCTCGCGATCAACCTGATCGGGAGCCTCCCCGGGGTTCTCTCGTCGCCCGATACGCCCTGGTTTCGGAGCCTCACGAAGCCGTGGTTTTACCCGCCCGGAATCGCGTTTCCGATCGTCTGGACGGCGATCTTCACGTTCCTCGGCGTCGCGCTGTGGCTCGTCTGGCGCAGCGACTCTTCTGGTCGCTGGCTCGCGTTCGGCCTGTTCGGCGTGCAGATGGCGTTCAACGTCGCCTGGACACCGGCATTCTTCACGCTCGAGGCGCCGCTGATCGCCCTCGGCATCATCCTCGTCCTCTGGGGGCTGGTCGTCGCGACGATCGCTGCCTTCCGTCGGGTCGACCGTCGCGCCGCGGCGCTGCTCGTGCCGTATCTCGCGTGGGTGACGTTCGCGACGGTGCTCAACTTCGAAATCTGGCGGCTGAACGCCTGA